One Lycium ferocissimum isolate CSIRO_LF1 unplaced genomic scaffold, AGI_CSIRO_Lferr_CH_V1 ctg3753, whole genome shotgun sequence genomic region harbors:
- the LOC132044161 gene encoding putative ATP synthase protein YMF19: MPQLDKFTYFTQFFWSCLFLFTFYIPICNDGDGVLGISRILKLRNQLVSHRENKIRSNDPNSLEDILRKGFSTGVSYMYSSLFEVSQWCNAVDFLGKRRKMTLISCFGEISGSRGMERNILYLISKSVHSNPGWVITCRNDIMLIHVPHGQGSIGF; this comes from the coding sequence ATGCCTCAACTggataaattcacttatttcaCACAATTCTTCTGGTCATGCCTTTTCCTCTTTACTTTCTATATTCCTATATGCAATGATGGAGATGGAGTACTTGGGATCAGCAGAATTCTAAAACTACGGAACCAACTGGTTTCACACCGGGAGAACAAGATCCGGAGCAACGACCCCAACAGTTTGGAAGATATCTTGAGAAAAGGTTTTAGCACCGGTGTATCCTATATGTACTCAAGTTTATTCGAAGTATCCCAATGGTGTAACGCCGTCGACTTCTTGGGAAAAAGGAGGAAGATGACTTTAATCTCTTGTTTCGGAGAAATAAGTGGCTCACGAGGAATGGAAAGAAACATATTATATTTGATCTCTAAGTCCGTACATAGCAATCCTGGGTGGGTCATCACTTGTAGGAATGACATAATGCTAATCCATGTTCCACACGGCCAAGGAAGCATCGGTTTTTAA
- the LOC132044160 gene encoding cytochrome c oxidase subunit 3, whose translation MIESQRHSYHLVDPSPWPISGSLGALATTVGGVMYMHSFQGGATLLSLGLIFLLYTMFVWWRDVLRESTFEGHHTKVVQLGPRYGFILFIVSEVMFFFALFRASSHSSLAPTVEIGGIWPPKGIAVLDPWEIPFLNTLIPLSSGAAVTWAHHAILAGKEKRAVYALVATVSLALVFTGFQGMEYYQAPFTISDSIYGSTFFLATGFHGFHVIIGTIFSIICGIRQYLGHLTKEHHVGFEAAAWYWHFVDVVRLFLFVSIYWWGGI comes from the coding sequence ATGATTGAATCTCAGAGGCATTCTTATCATTTGGTAGATCCAAGTCCATGGCCTATTTCGGGTTCACTCGGAGCTTTGGCAACAACCGTAGGAGGTGTGATGTACATGCACTCATTTCAAGGGGGTGCAACACTTCTCAGTTTGGGCCTCATATTTCTCCTATATACCATGTTCGTATGGTGGCGCGATGTTCTACGTGAATCCACGTTCGAAGGACATCATACCAAAGTCGTACAATTAGGACCTCGATATGGTTTTATTCTCTTTATCGTATCGGAGGTTATGttcttttttgctctttttcgggcttcttctcattcttctttGGCACCTACGGTAGAGATCGGAGGTATTTGGCCCCCAAAAGGGATTGCGGTTTTAGATCCTTGGGAAATCCCTTTTCTTAATACCCTTATTCCCCTTTCATCCGGAGCTGCCGTAACTTGGGCTCATCATGCTATACTCGCGGGGAAGGAAAAACGAGCAGTTTACGCTTTAGTAGCTACCGTTTCACTGGCTCTAGTATTCACAGGCTTTCAAGGAATGGAATATTATCAAGCACCCTTCACTATTTCGGATAGTATTTATGGTTCTACCTTTTTCTTAGCAACTGGCTTTCATGGTTTTCATGTGATTATAGGTACTATTTTCTCGATCATATGTGGTATTCGCCAATATCTTGGTCATCTGACCAAGGAGCATCACGTTGGCTTTGAAGCAGCTGCATGGTACTGGCATTTTGTAGACGTGGTTCGGTTATTCCTATTTGTCTCTATCTATTGGTGGGGAGGTATATGA